Proteins encoded within one genomic window of Bacillus thermozeamaize:
- a CDS encoding C4-dicarboxylate ABC transporter permease, whose amino-acid sequence MEIIVPIVLLFFSLAFGMPIAFALGVSGLIGLWMVGGLDMLLGIAKTTPHESVANFLLTTVPMYILMAEIMTSSGVTKDVFHAAYKWLGRLPGGLGIATVMSGAGLAAVCGSSTASAATLSASAVPEMKRYGYRTDFALGTVSIAGTLAIMIPPSIVLIIYGILTETGIGELFIAGIIPGILTALGYILTILIWAKRNPGVAPKVDVAFSWKEKFQSLSGIWPMLLVVISVIGSIYFGIVTPTEAGALGAFAAFMIALIMRRLTTNSMMHALERTLKSTAMILTIVIGAMIFGYYLTATQVTQGVVEFVQNTGVSKWVVLAFVLFLYIILGMFMDQLAILILTLPFTFPLMVSLGFDPVWFGIIVTKTAEIGLVTPPVGMNVFVAAGAAGEKTATAFQGVLWFVITDLIILLILVMFPILSTWLPSMM is encoded by the coding sequence ATGGAAATCATCGTGCCTATCGTCCTCTTGTTTTTTTCCCTTGCATTTGGGATGCCTATCGCATTTGCGTTGGGCGTTTCCGGGCTGATAGGACTTTGGATGGTCGGCGGTTTGGATATGCTGCTTGGGATTGCCAAGACTACGCCTCATGAAAGCGTGGCGAATTTTTTGCTCACAACGGTGCCGATGTATATTTTGATGGCCGAAATTATGACATCGAGTGGCGTGACGAAAGATGTGTTTCATGCCGCATATAAATGGCTGGGACGCTTGCCGGGAGGACTTGGGATTGCGACCGTCATGTCTGGAGCAGGGCTGGCTGCGGTTTGCGGGTCCAGTACAGCTTCGGCCGCTACCTTGTCAGCTTCTGCAGTTCCCGAAATGAAGCGGTATGGCTATCGGACCGATTTTGCGTTGGGAACGGTCAGCATCGCCGGGACACTGGCCATTATGATTCCTCCCAGCATTGTGCTCATCATCTATGGAATTTTGACGGAAACAGGGATCGGCGAATTGTTCATTGCAGGAATCATTCCGGGCATCTTAACGGCTCTTGGGTATATTTTGACGATCTTGATCTGGGCGAAAAGAAACCCTGGAGTAGCGCCCAAAGTTGACGTCGCCTTTTCATGGAAGGAAAAGTTTCAGTCTCTGAGCGGAATTTGGCCCATGCTGCTGGTGGTCATCAGCGTGATCGGATCCATCTACTTCGGCATTGTCACTCCGACTGAGGCGGGAGCGCTTGGTGCATTTGCCGCTTTCATGATTGCGTTGATCATGCGGAGACTGACAACGAACAGCATGATGCACGCATTGGAACGGACACTGAAATCGACGGCTATGATTTTGACCATCGTGATCGGAGCCATGATTTTCGGCTATTACCTTACGGCGACCCAAGTGACCCAAGGCGTGGTTGAATTTGTGCAGAACACAGGGGTGTCCAAGTGGGTCGTTCTTGCCTTTGTTCTATTCTTGTACATCATTCTCGGCATGTTTATGGATCAGCTGGCGATCCTTATCCTTACGCTGCCTTTCACATTTCCGTTGATGGTTTCTTTAGGTTTTGATCCGGTGTGGTTCGGCATTATTGTCACGAAAACGGCCGAGATCGGCCTGGTTACGCCGCCGGTAGGAATGAACGTATTTGTCGCGGCGGGTGCGGCAGGTGAAAAAACCGCGACGGCGTTTCAGGGGGTTTTATGGTTTGTGATTACAGATTTAATCATCCTGTTGATCTTGGTCATGTTCCC
- a CDS encoding acyl-CoA dehydrogenase, with the protein MALELTKEQELLRKTAQDVCRQFDDEYWREIDQSHRFPIEFWNVCADAGFMGVMISEEYGGSGLGVTEAALILQEVARSAAGMDGSSALHLSIFGANPLFYHGTKEQCEAYLPDVASGKLHVCFGVTEPNAGTDTTRITTFAKRDGNHYRINGHKVFITKAQMADRILLLARTVPYEKVQKKTDGMTLFFAPMDRNAIAIREIEKMGRNGVDTNELFIEDLKVDAFDRIGEEGKGFYYLLDGLNPERILIAAEALGMGYGALERAVKYAKERVVFGRPIGSNQGIQFPLADAYSQLKAAEMLVYHAAWLYDQGKPCGAEANMAKLRASEAGFYAVDVAFQTFGGYAYAREYNIERIYRQIRLPRIAPITNEMIKNYIAQHVLGLPRSY; encoded by the coding sequence GTGGCGTTGGAACTGACGAAAGAGCAGGAACTGCTGAGAAAAACCGCCCAGGATGTGTGCCGGCAGTTTGACGATGAGTATTGGCGGGAGATCGATCAAAGCCATCGTTTTCCCATCGAGTTTTGGAATGTGTGCGCCGATGCCGGGTTTATGGGGGTCATGATTTCGGAGGAGTATGGCGGAAGCGGCCTTGGGGTCACGGAGGCGGCGCTCATCTTGCAGGAAGTGGCCAGATCGGCTGCGGGTATGGACGGTTCATCCGCCTTGCACTTGTCGATCTTCGGGGCCAACCCGTTGTTTTATCACGGGACCAAGGAACAATGTGAAGCCTATTTGCCGGACGTGGCCAGCGGAAAGCTGCACGTGTGTTTTGGCGTCACGGAACCGAATGCGGGAACGGATACCACCCGGATCACCACTTTTGCGAAGCGGGATGGCAATCATTATCGGATCAATGGCCACAAAGTTTTCATCACCAAAGCGCAAATGGCCGATCGGATCCTGCTTTTGGCCCGCACGGTCCCTTATGAGAAAGTACAAAAGAAAACGGACGGCATGACCCTGTTTTTTGCGCCGATGGACCGGAACGCCATCGCCATTCGGGAAATTGAGAAAATGGGCCGCAATGGCGTGGATACAAATGAACTTTTCATTGAAGATCTTAAGGTCGATGCCTTTGATCGGATCGGGGAAGAGGGCAAAGGGTTTTATTACTTGCTGGATGGGTTGAACCCGGAACGGATCCTGATTGCGGCCGAAGCGCTGGGGATGGGGTATGGAGCGCTTGAGAGGGCCGTGAAATACGCGAAAGAGCGGGTGGTGTTCGGCAGGCCGATTGGCAGCAACCAAGGCATCCAGTTCCCTCTGGCGGATGCCTATTCGCAGTTGAAAGCGGCTGAAATGCTTGTCTACCACGCGGCATGGCTGTATGACCAGGGCAAACCCTGTGGCGCCGAGGCCAATATGGCGAAGCTCCGGGCGTCGGAGGCCGGGTTTTATGCCGTCGACGTGGCCTTTCAGACGTTTGGTGGTTATGCGTATGCGCGGGAGTACAACATCGAGCGGATTTACCGCCAGATCCGTCTGCCGAGAATTGCGCCGATTACCAATGAAATGATCAAGAATTATATCGCTCAACATGTGTTGGGCTTGCCGCGTTCGTACTAG
- a CDS encoding Fis family transcriptional regulator — protein MSESIFEMLERESMEWFNELLDAMNVGILMLDRNGIVRLVNKEYTNITGVQKEEIVGKYLPDVRPGAVAHKTLVDKQKRSNVIRQEGDKAYVADIAPIFIKGRLSGVVSVIKSVTEIYQLTKELQKSQEQFDQLKKTVDRLNRARYTFQDIIGEEPTFVKAKELAKRTAATNLNVLIQGESGTGKELFAHAIHNASARKHHPFIAVNCSAIPSSLLESELFGYEEGAFTDSKRGGKIGLFELADRGTIFLDEVGDMSYELQAKLLRVLQDGRIRKVGAVHEKQVDVRVIAATNKDLMQLIRKKRFREDLYYRLNGVNLYIPPLRKRKQDLPLLIRHIVKTYSDGILFDFSKGAMDYFFQYDWPGNIRELINVVHYAINMTDRHLITEQHLPDSIKKAPPLKQMAASATLKEVLDNTEREMITQALMRHGTDLAGKKKAAEQLGISLPTLYNKIRRLNIEPITSSSFS, from the coding sequence ATGTCCGAATCCATTTTTGAAATGTTGGAACGGGAATCGATGGAGTGGTTCAATGAACTTCTGGACGCGATGAATGTAGGCATCCTCATGCTGGATCGGAACGGGATTGTCAGATTGGTGAACAAGGAATATACCAACATCACTGGAGTGCAGAAGGAGGAGATTGTCGGGAAGTACCTGCCTGACGTGCGTCCGGGGGCGGTCGCGCACAAGACGTTGGTTGATAAGCAAAAGCGATCGAACGTGATACGTCAAGAGGGGGACAAAGCGTATGTCGCCGACATTGCGCCCATTTTCATCAAGGGCCGCCTGTCGGGAGTCGTGTCGGTCATCAAGAGCGTCACTGAAATTTATCAATTGACCAAGGAACTGCAAAAAAGCCAGGAACAGTTTGACCAGCTTAAAAAAACGGTCGATCGCTTGAATCGGGCCCGCTACACGTTTCAGGACATCATCGGGGAGGAACCGACGTTTGTCAAAGCGAAAGAACTGGCCAAAAGAACGGCCGCGACCAATTTGAATGTCCTGATTCAGGGAGAAAGCGGCACGGGAAAGGAGCTGTTTGCCCATGCGATTCACAACGCCAGTGCGAGAAAGCATCATCCGTTTATTGCTGTGAACTGTTCCGCCATCCCTTCATCCTTGCTTGAAAGTGAATTGTTTGGTTATGAGGAGGGGGCATTTACCGATTCCAAACGTGGCGGGAAGATCGGTTTGTTTGAACTGGCCGATCGCGGCACGATTTTTTTGGATGAGGTGGGGGATATGTCCTATGAGCTGCAGGCAAAGTTGCTCCGCGTACTGCAGGACGGACGGATTCGCAAGGTGGGAGCGGTGCATGAAAAGCAGGTGGATGTCCGGGTGATCGCAGCCACGAACAAGGATTTGATGCAACTGATCCGCAAAAAACGTTTCCGGGAAGATCTCTATTACCGCTTGAACGGGGTGAATCTTTATATTCCGCCGTTGCGGAAGCGAAAGCAGGATTTGCCTTTGTTAATTCGCCATATCGTGAAAACGTATTCAGACGGGATTTTGTTCGATTTTTCCAAAGGAGCGATGGATTATTTCTTTCAATACGATTGGCCCGGAAACATCCGTGAATTGATCAATGTGGTTCATTATGCCATCAACATGACCGATCGCCACCTGATTACCGAGCAGCACCTGCCGGATTCGATTAAGAAGGCCCCGCCGTTGAAACAGATGGCCGCATCGGCCACCCTCAAGGAGGTTCTGGACAATACGGAACGGGAAATGATCACCCAGGCGTTGATGAGGCATGGCACAGATCTGGCAGGAAAGAAGAAAGCGGCTGAGCAGTTGGGGATTTCCCTGCCGACGCTATACAACAAGATCAGGCGGTTAAACATTGAGCCTATTACTTCCAGTTCTTTTTCCTGA
- a CDS encoding 2-oxoglutarate dehydrogenase, which translates to MAFGLRAYLLYGAWLVSVVATLGSLYFSEVLGFVPCELCWYQRILMYPLSVILGIAAYHHDTGIKKYALPLSITGGSISLYHYLLQKVDALASFQPCKGGVPCNVDYINWLGFITIPFLALTAFTLITIFLLFVKPDE; encoded by the coding sequence ATGGCCTTCGGTTTGCGCGCTTATCTGCTATACGGGGCGTGGCTGGTCTCTGTTGTGGCGACCTTAGGCAGCCTCTACTTCAGTGAAGTGCTGGGATTTGTCCCGTGTGAGCTGTGCTGGTACCAACGCATTTTGATGTATCCGCTGAGCGTGATTCTCGGCATCGCCGCTTACCATCACGATACCGGCATCAAAAAGTATGCGCTTCCGCTGTCCATCACCGGGGGATCGATCTCGCTCTACCACTACCTGCTGCAAAAAGTGGATGCGCTGGCCTCTTTCCAGCCGTGCAAGGGAGGCGTCCCGTGCAATGTGGATTACATCAACTGGCTCGGGTTTATCACGATCCCGTTTTTGGCCTTGACCGCTTTTACGCTGATCACCATTTTTCTGCTGTTTGTAAAACCTGACGAATAG